In Caloramator sp. E03, the sequence TTGGGTTGATCCGCAATTTAAAAAGGTAAAGGAGGTGATAAAATGACCTGTGAGGCAAACAGTACAGTATTTCCAAAATGGAATGCTTCTGATAGCAACGCCTGTGTTGTTGATTATTGTATGAATATTATGGATATTGCGAGAAAAGAATCCTGTGGAAAATGTGTTCTCTGCAGAGAGGGTACATGGCAAGTTTTTAAAATCATAAAGGATATAACTGAAGGTAATTCAAAGAGTGAAGATTTTGAATTATTACTTGATATTCTCGAGCAGATAAATAAATGTGCAAGTTGTGAAATGTCAAGGACTGCAGCATTAATTTGCATTAATTTGATGAAAGAGCATGAAGAAGAGTGGGACAAACATATCCGTCGTAAAAGATGTTCAAATATGATATGTAAATGTAGTTATACACTTTATGTAGATCCCCAGTTATGTGATGGATGTGGTAAATGCTTGGAAAGTTGTTCACAGGGTGCAATTGCTGGTGGGGCAGATATGATTCACGTTATCGATACAAATGTATGTAATAAATGCATGGTTTGTGTATCTGTTTGCCCCAAAGGTGCAATAAAGAAGGCTGGTGCAGTAAAACCTATACTTCCCAGTGAACCAGTACAAGTAGGCAGTTTTAATCAAACTTCTGATGGACAGGAAGATGGTATGACAAGGAGAAGGCGCAGGAGACAGTAAGATACTTTTTAATCAATAATTAAAAGCCAAGACATTAGTATTTAAGAAAGGGGATGTTTTTATGAGCATGAATTTAGAGGCTGATGTTATTGTAATAGGTGGCGGTGCATCAGGAATTACAGCTGCTGTAGCAGCAGCAGAAAAGGGAGCAAGTGTTATAGTTTTAGAAAAAGGAAGTACTACTGGTGGAGCAGCAAGCATGGGAATGGGCCTTTTTGCTGTGGAGTCAAAATATCAGAAGGCTCAATTAATTGATTTTACTAAAGAGGATGCTTTTAATCTATTAATGAATTATACTCATTGGAGAGTAGATGCAAGGCTTGTAAGAAAGTATATTGAACAGTCAAGCAACACAATTGAATGGCTTGAATCTATGGGAGTAGAATTTTTAGGAGCATATAAATATTTTGAAAAGTCTACCCAAACTTGGCATATTGTAAAAATTAAAGGAAGCAATGCTCCAGCAGAAAGAGCAGCATCTAACATGTTTAGAGTTTTGACAGAAAGAGCAGAAGAGTTAGGTGTTAAGATTATGTACAAGACTAAAGCAACAAAAATATTAAAAGAGGATGGATATGTTACTGGAGTTGAATTAATAACTTCTGATGGTGAAAAAGTTACTGCTGAATGTAATGCTGTTATTGTTGCAACAGGTGGATTTGGTGATAATCCAAAGATGATACATGACATACTTGGATATGAATGGGGCAAGGATTTACACTCATTCAGAATACCAGGGGTACAGGGTGAAGGATTGCAAATGCTCTGGGAAGCAGGTGCTGGAAGAACTCAACCAACTATGGAATTGACATATACTACACCAGGGGTAACAGATATATTTAAAACAATAAGTGAAACAATGAGACAGCCTAATCTTATGGTTAATCTTGATGGGAAACGCTTCATTAACGAAGAGATTATGAATAATACAGTTTACACAGGCAATGCTATATCATTACAAAGAGAGAGAATGGCTTTTACAATAATTGATGACAGTATACTGGATTATTATAGGAAGAACGGTCTTGATTATGTTACTGTACATCACAATATTAAGACAATTGAAAAATGGGAAAAAGAAATTGAAGCTTACTTTAAGGGAGAGGCTTCTGAAACTGCTGGACTTAGCGAACTTCATAATGAGGAACAAAAGCATCAAGTTAACGTTTTTGTAGCAGATACATTAGAAGAATTATGCGAAAAAACAGGAATAGACCTTAAAAACTTAAAGGAAACTATTGAGGAGTACAATAGAATGTGTACAACTTCCGACGAAATGTTCTTTAAAAAGCATAAATATATGAAGCCTTTAAAAGGTGGAAAGTATTATGCTGCAAGACATTTTCCAGCAGGATATGGCAGCCTTGGCGGAGTAAAAACAAACGATAAAATGGAAGTTCTTGATCCATCAGGAATTAAAATACCAGGTCTATATGCATGTGGAACAGATGCATGTAATATCTATGGAGATAGCTATTGCTTCTTCATGCCAGGAAATACAATGGGTTTTGCTGTTAACAGCGGAAGAATGGCTGGTTATAATGCAGTGGATTATATGGATTCTGAAGAATTTAAATAAATATAAAGAACGGGGGGATAGATATGTTTAAAAATAAGAGATTTGCTGCTTATGCAATTGCATTTAATATTATCGGTATATTTTATATGTTTTTCTACTCGGGACTTCAAAATGACCATTTAAATATTCTTACTCCATATTTGCAATCAAAATTAGGCTGGAATGACCTAAAAATAACAAATCCTGTTACAGCAGGAGCAATGGTAACAATTGTACTTTATTTAGTTATAGGTTCACTATTTGTAAAATATGGTGTTAAAAAAATATTAGTACCGAGTATATTTATTTTGGCATTAGGGTGTATTGGGATTGCAGTAGCAGGTGAAAACTATGCGTTATATGCAGTAAGTTTGTTCTTTGTACGTATAATGGTAGTTCCTCTTCAAATGGGAGGATTTATGCTGGCTGCAAACTGGTTTATAAAATATAGAGGACGAGTTTTAGGTGTGATTACAGCTGGTAGCCCTTTAATGTCTGTTGTAGGTATTGGTGTGCTAACATCTTTAGTTGGTAAATATGGATTGAATACATATATAATGATTGCTGGTGTTTTAATTTTGATGGCACTTTTAACTATTTTTGTTATCAAGGATACACCAGAGGAACTTGGGCTATTCCCTGATGGCGCTGATCATGCACCAATTTCTGAAAAAGAAGAGGTTGGAGGAGATATTACATTAAAAGAGATATTAACAGATAAAAGAGCATGGCAGCTTATAATCTCTTATGGTATTATGCAGTTTGTTATTGTTGCAATGATGGGGTATATGGCTGTTAGGTATATTAGTTTAAGTGGTCCTAATGATGTTCCCAATCTCTTTGTTAGTAAGGCTCTATTATGGCTTTCAATAGGAGCTGCTTTAGGTATTCCAATGAGCTATGTACTTGGATGGATTGATGATAAGCTTGGTTCAATTAAGGCATCACTAGTTCTTAATGTATTGTTCCTGTTTGCAGTTGTTCCACTTGCTATAATGCCTGTAGGTGGCAATGTAACTCTTATGGCAATTTGGGCATTTGGAGTTGCTTGTATGACAGGAGGACTTCCAACAATGCATCCATGTGTTACTTCTTACGTATATGGACGTAAGCAATACATGGCAGCAAATAAATGGATAATGACCATTCAAGCTATTCCAATGGCCTTTGCATTGACCTTTATGGGAGCATTTAATCAAATGGGTAATCTTACAATGGCTTACTATATAATGATTGGTTTGCTTGTAATTTCTTTTATAACAATTTTAACAATGTGGAATATTCCAGATGCAAATGCTGCTGATAGAGATTATGGTTCAAAATCACCAAAAATAGAAGGAGCAAAGGGTAATACATTATCTTAAAAAATAAAAAATATAAATTATTCAAA encodes:
- a CDS encoding FAD-dependent oxidoreductase, which translates into the protein MSMNLEADVIVIGGGASGITAAVAAAEKGASVIVLEKGSTTGGAASMGMGLFAVESKYQKAQLIDFTKEDAFNLLMNYTHWRVDARLVRKYIEQSSNTIEWLESMGVEFLGAYKYFEKSTQTWHIVKIKGSNAPAERAASNMFRVLTERAEELGVKIMYKTKATKILKEDGYVTGVELITSDGEKVTAECNAVIVATGGFGDNPKMIHDILGYEWGKDLHSFRIPGVQGEGLQMLWEAGAGRTQPTMELTYTTPGVTDIFKTISETMRQPNLMVNLDGKRFINEEIMNNTVYTGNAISLQRERMAFTIIDDSILDYYRKNGLDYVTVHHNIKTIEKWEKEIEAYFKGEASETAGLSELHNEEQKHQVNVFVADTLEELCEKTGIDLKNLKETIEEYNRMCTTSDEMFFKKHKYMKPLKGGKYYAARHFPAGYGSLGGVKTNDKMEVLDPSGIKIPGLYACGTDACNIYGDSYCFFMPGNTMGFAVNSGRMAGYNAVDYMDSEEFK
- a CDS encoding NADH-ubiquinone oxidoreductase-F iron-sulfur binding region domain-containing protein — translated: MTCEANSTVFPKWNASDSNACVVDYCMNIMDIARKESCGKCVLCREGTWQVFKIIKDITEGNSKSEDFELLLDILEQINKCASCEMSRTAALICINLMKEHEEEWDKHIRRKRCSNMICKCSYTLYVDPQLCDGCGKCLESCSQGAIAGGADMIHVIDTNVCNKCMVCVSVCPKGAIKKAGAVKPILPSEPVQVGSFNQTSDGQEDGMTRRRRRRQ
- a CDS encoding MFS transporter, yielding MFKNKRFAAYAIAFNIIGIFYMFFYSGLQNDHLNILTPYLQSKLGWNDLKITNPVTAGAMVTIVLYLVIGSLFVKYGVKKILVPSIFILALGCIGIAVAGENYALYAVSLFFVRIMVVPLQMGGFMLAANWFIKYRGRVLGVITAGSPLMSVVGIGVLTSLVGKYGLNTYIMIAGVLILMALLTIFVIKDTPEELGLFPDGADHAPISEKEEVGGDITLKEILTDKRAWQLIISYGIMQFVIVAMMGYMAVRYISLSGPNDVPNLFVSKALLWLSIGAALGIPMSYVLGWIDDKLGSIKASLVLNVLFLFAVVPLAIMPVGGNVTLMAIWAFGVACMTGGLPTMHPCVTSYVYGRKQYMAANKWIMTIQAIPMAFALTFMGAFNQMGNLTMAYYIMIGLLVISFITILTMWNIPDANAADRDYGSKSPKIEGAKGNTLS